From one Mytilus trossulus isolate FHL-02 chromosome 10, PNRI_Mtr1.1.1.hap1, whole genome shotgun sequence genomic stretch:
- the LOC134688179 gene encoding L-sorbose 1-dehydrogenase-like: MNVLLKGRIQKHTGSPSAEMCIIWLWSLLLITILNTVAQDCPEYIRTQYDYIIVGAGTAGSVLAARLSEDPSVQVLLLEAGDKETDRPETPFITTPGLAKQLRNSSVDWKYFTHPQENALFGYRNKQAALPRGKVIGGTFAINDMIYQRGSPGIFDEWDKKGASGWGFKHVAPYFRKSVDTKVMELSKSDLHRSCGPMTVTTLQPTSLLNVYFNATQSLGYDAINCNEKEDQGICRIQTNIRGGERLTTAKAYLNEARGRQNLNIVTKALVSRVLIARRKAVGIEFIFSNVSFQVLASNEVILSAGSYGSPKILFLSGIGPREHLYNLQIPVIADLPVGENLQDHISVDIRVFVNVSTMKPNSNLDRLMIDQYFYQRKGLMASIGGSEAFLFANTNKTRPSPYPDLQLTFKSSIADHDHELLRVMNKDEQLIKSWYSLGKNKDGITITVKLLHPKSRGHLKLNSTDPNEMPIIDPKYLSNVEDIETLYKGNMFAYFYHIAKKVKWLF, from the exons atGAATGTGCTTTTGAAG GGAAGAATACAAAAACACACAG GTTCTCCATCAGCAGAGATGTGTATCATTTGGCTGTGGAGTTTATTACTGATAACCATATTGAATACAGTGGCACAAGACTGCCCAGAGTATATAAGAACCCAGTATGATTACATTATAG ttggtGCTGGTACCGCCGGTTCTGTATTAGCGGCCAGGTTATCAGAAGATCCAAGTGTTCAAGTGTTGTTGTTAGAAGCTGGTGACAAGGAAACAGACAGACCAGAAACACCATTCATTACAACACCAGGGCTGGCCAAACAACTCAGGAACAGTTCTGTAGACTGGAAATACTTTACACATCCACAAGAAAATGCATTGTTTGGGTATAGGAATAAG CAAGCTGCCTTACCTAGAGGTAAGGTTATTGGAGGTACGTTTGCAATAAATGATATGATTTATCAGAGAGGCAGTCCAGGAATCTTCGATGAATGGGACAAGAAAGGAGCTAGCGGATGGGGATTCAAGCATGTCGCTCCTTACTTCCGCAAATCTGTAGATACAAAAGTGATGGAGCTGTCTAAATCAG ATCTACACCGATCGTGTGGACCAATGACAGTGACCACGTTACAGCCTACGTCATTACTAAACGTGTATTTCAATGCAACACAAAGTCTAGGATATGATGCCATCAATTGTAACGAGAAGGAGGATCAAG GTATATGTCGGATACAAACGAACATACGAGGAGGAGAACGATTGACCACTGCTAAAGCTTATCTCAATGAAGCTCGAGGACGACAGAACTTAAACATTGTCACGAAGGCATTGGTTTCTAGG GTTTTGATTGCGCGAAGAAAGGCAGTCGGcatagaatttattttttcaaacgtTTCATTCCAAGTTCTAGCATCAAACGAAGTTATTCTATCTGCTGGCTCATATGGTTCTCCTAAAATACTATTTTTGTCTGGAATTGGACCCAGAGAACATCTTTACAACTTGCAA ATTCCTGTGATTGCTGATTTACCTGTTGGAGAAAATCTACAAGATCACATCTCTGTTGACATCCGGGTATTTGTTAATGTTTCTACAATGAAACCTAATTCGAATCTGGACAGACTAATGATAGATCAGTATTTCTATCAgagaaaag gTCTAATGGCATCCATTGGTGGAAGCGAGGCATTTCTTTTCgcgaatacaaataaaacaagaccATCGCCATACCCAGACCTACAGTTAACGTTTAAATCTTCTATAGCTGACCATGACCACGAGTTACTACGAGTCATGAATAAAGATGAACAG TTGATCAAGTCATGGTATTCACTTGGTAAAAACAAAGATGGCATTACAATAACAGTCAAACTCCTTCATCCTAAAAGTAGAGGTCACCTTAAGTTAAATTCAACGGACCCTAACGAAATGCCAATCATTGATCCTAAATACCTCTCAAATGTAGAAGATATTGAAACACTTTATAAAGGTAACATGTTTGCATACTTCTATCATATTGCCAAGAAAGTTAAGTGGCTGTTTTAA
- the LOC134688180 gene encoding uncharacterized protein LOC134688180, whose translation MLGNHSNCGIKPNVSQWNKYNFPNPRNDIQLDYCGRNCKASWICDPDRILSQDEADRLDDTINRTVQEYFCNCSTCPNGQGFYSISVGVVRQIGNGNMQVLVVTSKIGKNRNLTDIDELGAEFADHLRLQKWKFSPCDIDVVVVLSQKDRLIWVSIGNTVTQNLSSSFEDRIRNETYNMLQSGLYGAALIYVVKKVGELFSNGGRALSYKWDTQEPQGLPSEALIAGIIVFVILFVYATFMVRKDLKKTREKENPSLRIKKRKYFLKSRKERKRLADERERLAKIDTEKTNEVTTEQHLTDELSIDMSDRAKFIIEEPHYSPSVTITVTNVDGTSNNIEEHAL comes from the exons ATGCTAG GGAATCATTCAAACTGCGGAATCAAGCCTAATGTATCACAATGGAATAAGTACAATTTTCCGAATCCCCGAAATGATATACAACTGGACTACTGTGGACGGAACTGTAAAGCCTCGTGGATTTGTGATCCTGATCGTATACTTAGTCAAGACGAAG CTGATAGACTAGATGATACCATTAACAGAACTGTACAAGAATATTTCTGTAATTGTTCCACTTGTCCAAATGGTCAAGGCTTTTACAGTATTTCCGTCGGTGTAGTCAGACAGATTGGAAATGGCAATATGCAAGTATTAGTTGTTACAAgtaaaataggtaaaaatag gAACCTTACCGATATAGATGAATTAGGCGCAGAGTTTGCGGATCATCTCAGGTTGCAGAAATGGAAATTCAGCCCATGTGATATTGACGTGGTTGTTGTTTTATCACAGAAGGATAGGCTG aTTTGGGTTTCAATTGGAAATACGGTAACACAAAACTTGTCCAGCTCTTTTGAGGATAGAATACGGAATGAAACCTATAATATGTTACAGTCTGGATTGTATGGTGCAGCCTTAATTTACGTGGTCAAGAAAGTTGG TGAACTATTCTCCAATGGTGGTCGAGCTTTATCATACAAGTGGGATACACAAGAACCCCAAGGACTTCCATCAGAAGCTTTAATAGCAGGAATCATTGTATTCGTGATCCTGTTTGTTTATGCAACGTTCATGGTACgtaaagatttaaagaaaactcGAGAAAAAGAAAATCCATCTCTTCGAATAAAGAAACGCAAATACTTTCTCAAAAGTCGGAAAGAGAGAAAACGTTTGGCAGATGAAAGAGAAAGGTTGGCTAAAATAGACACAGAAAAGACAAATGAGGTCACCACAGAACAACACTTAACTGATGAACTTAGTATTGATATGTCCGACAGAGCGAAATTCATTATTGAGGAACCACATTATAGTCCTAGTGTTACCATAACTGTCACAAATGTAGATGGAACTAGCAATAATATTGAGGAACATGCTTTGTAG
- the LOC134686642 gene encoding glucose dehydrogenase [FAD, quinone]-like produces the protein MQSIGATIEPPFKGCKEFKYDSDLYWKCYIQTFSDPGHHPVSTCKMGAFNDVRSVVDNKLRVKDVFNLRIVDASVFPEITDHPNAATIMIAERAAALILK, from the exons ATGCAGTCCATAGGAGCAACAATAGAACCACCTTTTAAGGGATGCAAAGAATTTAAGTACGATTCTGATCTGTACTGGAAATGTTATATTCAAACATTCTCTGACCCAGGACATCATCCGGTCTCCACCTGTAAAATGGGTGCTTTCAATGACGTTCGATCTGTTGTTGACAATAAACTCAG GGTAAAAGATGTTTTCAACCTAAGAATAGTGGACGCCTCGGTATTTCCTGAGATAACAGATCACCCAAACGCAGCTACAATTATGATAGCAGAACGAGCAGCTgctttgatattgaaataa